A genomic segment from Microbulbifer elongatus encodes:
- the infB gene encoding translation initiation factor IF-2 translates to MAEVTVSELAKSVGATEERLLKQMQEAGLPHTSADAKVSAEEKQVLLNFLKSSHGSSKGEEGAAPRKITLKRKTTTTLKTGSGTGRKTVNVEVRKKRTYVKRAEAEGEQAPAEADVDTSALKKAEEELAAAEKAAADRALAEQEAAEAEAKARAEAEAKAKQEAEAAAKAEAEAKAAAEEAAAKEAAEAKQEEAKPAPAPKKPKPEPAPIRSSYVDDIEAMRIAAMERRKKEAEREAAELEEKKARVEAERKRVEEEQKERAEKAKQKTAADAAAVKPSLRRKQEAVVDDRDDDEPRKKRSRRGKSGPKKSSKTSLYDAALEAFETEDEKRSTRSLSRPTLKVKNTHGFKKPTGKQVYEVQLGETITVGELAKQLNIKAGELIKRLMKMGEMVTINQSLDRDTATLIVEEMGHKVVLRSENELEEKLVALTADIEGEEVSRSPVVTVMGHVDHGKTSLLDYIRETKVASGEAGGITQHIGAYRVKTSQGEIAFLDTPGHAAFTAMRARGAQATDVVILVVAADDGVMPQTEEAIAHSKAAGVPMVVAINKCDKEAADPDRVKNELAAKDVIPEDWGGDTQFIEVSAHTGQGIDELLEAVSLQSEMLELKAKVGVPANGVVIEARLEKGRGVVATLLVQSGELKRGDIVLAGQSYGRVRAMTNELGKSVKEAGPSTPVELLGLDSTPNAGDEFLVVADERKAREVAEQRADKERIERMQRQQAAKLENMFANMEAGEKKVLPVIVKADVRGSLEAIQAALAEIGNEEVSVNVVSSGVGGIAENDINLALTSGAIVIGFNTRADVAARKLAETESVEIRYYSVIYNLLDEVKQALSGMLDPEEREEIVGIAEVRDVFRSPKLGAIAGCMVTEGTVYRNKPIRVLRDNVVIYEGELESLRRFKDDVQEVRNGMECGIGVKGYNDVKPGDQIEVFDIVKVAREL, encoded by the coding sequence ATGGCCGAAGTAACAGTTAGCGAACTCGCCAAATCGGTTGGTGCCACCGAAGAGCGTCTGCTCAAGCAGATGCAGGAGGCGGGTTTGCCCCACACTTCAGCGGATGCAAAGGTATCTGCGGAAGAAAAGCAGGTCCTGCTCAATTTTCTGAAAAGCAGCCACGGCAGCAGTAAAGGGGAAGAGGGCGCCGCACCTCGTAAAATCACCCTCAAGCGCAAAACCACCACGACCTTGAAAACCGGCTCTGGCACTGGCCGCAAGACCGTGAATGTGGAGGTGCGTAAAAAACGCACCTATGTAAAACGCGCGGAAGCGGAAGGGGAGCAGGCACCGGCGGAAGCGGATGTGGATACCTCCGCACTGAAGAAAGCGGAAGAAGAGTTGGCCGCGGCAGAGAAAGCCGCCGCTGATCGCGCCCTCGCTGAGCAGGAGGCCGCAGAGGCGGAAGCCAAAGCCCGCGCTGAGGCGGAAGCCAAGGCCAAGCAGGAAGCCGAGGCCGCTGCCAAGGCAGAAGCGGAAGCCAAAGCCGCCGCTGAAGAAGCCGCGGCGAAAGAAGCTGCAGAAGCCAAACAGGAAGAAGCCAAGCCTGCACCGGCACCCAAGAAACCCAAGCCGGAGCCGGCACCTATCCGCTCCAGCTACGTCGACGATATCGAAGCTATGCGTATTGCCGCCATGGAGCGCCGCAAGAAAGAAGCGGAACGCGAAGCGGCGGAGCTGGAAGAGAAAAAAGCCCGCGTAGAAGCAGAGCGCAAGCGCGTTGAGGAAGAGCAGAAAGAGCGCGCGGAAAAAGCCAAGCAGAAGACCGCCGCCGACGCCGCTGCGGTCAAGCCCTCCCTGCGCCGTAAACAGGAAGCGGTTGTCGACGACCGCGATGACGACGAGCCGCGCAAAAAACGCAGCCGTCGCGGCAAATCCGGCCCGAAAAAGTCCAGCAAGACCTCCCTGTACGATGCCGCGCTGGAAGCCTTCGAGACCGAAGACGAGAAACGCAGTACCCGCTCTCTCTCTCGTCCGACGCTGAAAGTGAAGAACACACACGGCTTCAAGAAGCCGACAGGAAAGCAAGTGTACGAAGTACAACTGGGCGAGACGATTACCGTCGGCGAACTGGCCAAGCAGTTGAATATCAAGGCCGGCGAGCTGATCAAGCGCCTGATGAAAATGGGCGAAATGGTCACCATCAACCAGAGCCTGGATCGCGATACTGCGACCCTGATCGTCGAAGAGATGGGCCACAAAGTGGTTCTGCGCTCCGAAAACGAGCTGGAAGAAAAGCTGGTCGCGCTGACCGCCGATATCGAAGGTGAAGAAGTTTCCCGCTCTCCGGTGGTCACCGTCATGGGCCACGTAGACCACGGTAAAACTTCGCTGCTGGACTACATCCGCGAGACCAAGGTCGCCTCCGGTGAAGCCGGTGGTATTACCCAGCACATCGGTGCTTACCGGGTGAAAACCAGCCAGGGCGAGATCGCTTTCCTGGATACCCCGGGACACGCCGCGTTTACCGCCATGCGTGCCCGCGGTGCTCAGGCCACCGACGTGGTTATTCTGGTGGTCGCCGCGGACGACGGTGTGATGCCGCAGACCGAAGAGGCCATCGCCCACTCGAAAGCGGCGGGCGTGCCGATGGTTGTCGCCATCAACAAGTGTGACAAGGAAGCCGCCGATCCGGATCGGGTGAAGAACGAACTGGCCGCAAAAGACGTTATCCCGGAAGACTGGGGTGGCGATACGCAGTTTATCGAAGTCTCCGCGCATACCGGTCAGGGCATTGACGAGCTGCTGGAAGCCGTCTCCCTGCAGTCCGAAATGCTGGAACTGAAAGCCAAAGTTGGCGTACCGGCCAACGGTGTTGTGATTGAAGCGCGCCTGGAAAAAGGCCGCGGTGTGGTTGCGACCCTGCTGGTACAGAGCGGCGAGTTGAAGCGCGGTGATATCGTACTGGCGGGCCAGAGCTATGGCCGCGTACGTGCCATGACCAATGAGCTGGGCAAATCCGTGAAGGAAGCCGGCCCGTCCACTCCGGTGGAGCTGCTGGGTCTGGACTCTACCCCGAATGCCGGTGATGAATTCCTGGTGGTGGCGGATGAGCGCAAGGCCCGTGAAGTGGCCGAGCAACGCGCGGACAAAGAGCGCATCGAGCGTATGCAGCGTCAGCAGGCTGCCAAACTGGAAAACATGTTTGCCAACATGGAAGCCGGCGAGAAGAAGGTTCTGCCGGTCATCGTCAAAGCGGACGTGCGTGGCTCCCTGGAAGCGATCCAGGCTGCTCTGGCGGAAATCGGTAACGAAGAAGTGTCCGTCAACGTGGTTTCCAGTGGTGTGGGCGGTATCGCCGAGAACGATATCAACCTGGCCCTGACCTCCGGCGCCATCGTGATCGGTTTCAATACCCGTGCCGATGTAGCCGCGCGCAAGCTGGCGGAAACCGAGAGCGTTGAAATCCGTTACTACAGCGTGATCTACAACCTGCTGGACGAAGTGAAGCAGGCCCTGTCTGGCATGCTGGATCCTGAAGAGCGCGAAGAAATCGTCGGTATCGCCGAAGTGCGCGACGTATTCCGCTCGCCGAAACTGGGTGCGATCGCCGGCTGTATGGTCACCGAAGGTACCGTCTACCGCAACAAGCCTATCCGTGTACTGCGTGACAACGTGGTCATCTACGAAGGTGAGCTGGAGTCCCTGCGTCGCTTCAAAGATGACGTGCAGGAAGTCCGCAACGGAATGGAGTGTGGTATCGGCGTTAAAGGCTACAATGACGTCAAGCCGGGCGACCAGATCGAGGTGTTCGACATCGTTAAGGTAGCTCGCGAGCTGTAA